Proteins encoded by one window of Salvia splendens isolate huo1 chromosome 7, SspV2, whole genome shotgun sequence:
- the LOC121741092 gene encoding PLASMODESMATA CALLOSE-BINDING PROTEIN 3-like, protein MKMLIKALITLFFLLSLLHNSDGEFQDYCIADEQTPEDVLEQAMKWACSNGADCSAIGESGPCYLPNTVKDHSSYAFNSYYQNMKHKGGSCYFNAAALISDLDPSHSSCKFESLP, encoded by the exons ATGAAGATGTTGATCAAGGCTCTAATCACTCTCTTCTTCCTACTCTCGCTATTACATAATTCTG ATGGAGAGTTCCAGGACTATTGCATAGCGGACGAGCAAACCCCAGAGGATGTGCTCGAGCAAGCCATGAAGTGGGCTTGCAGCAATGGGGCGGACTGCAGCGCCATCGGAGAGAGTGGGCCGTGCTACCTTCCTAACACAGTCAAGGACCACTCCTCATATGCATTCAACAGCTACTATCAAAACATGAAGCACAAAGGAGGCAGTTGTTATTTCAATGCTGCTGCACTTATATCTGATCTCGATCCAA GTCACAGTTCATGCAAGTTCGAGTCTCTCCCTTGA
- the LOC121742071 gene encoding protein NAR1-like isoform X1, which translates to MSARFSATLRIGDLNDYIAPSQGCVIKTENAGKSRMAPKAAQTEPVKISLKDCLACSGCITSAETVMLEKQSLDEFLLNLNKGKAVIFSLSPQSRASLAVHFGLSPLQVFQKLTTLLKSLEVKAIFDTSSSRDLTLIESCTEFIARYRESNSASEEKSKSALPMISSACPGWICYAEKTLGSYILPHISSVKSPQQTIGAAIKNHICQELCIRPEDIYHVTVMPCYDKKLEAARDDFMFQSDSDAERITEVDSVLTTGEVLDLIKMKSIDFTTLEDSPVDKLLSNIDEEGNLYGVRGSSGGYADTLFRYASKMLFGKEIDGPLEYKTVRNADFRELTLEVEGKIVLRFALCYGFRNLRNIVTKIKSGKCEYHFLEIMACPSGCLNGGGQIKPNPGQSAKDLIQLLEATYSENVLVADPFENPGIKRLYNEWLGQPGSEKAKRHLHTEYHPVVKSISSQLQNW; encoded by the exons ATGTCGGCGAGATTTTCTGCTACGCTCAGAATTGGCGACTTGAACGATTACATAGCTCCATCACAGGGCTGTGTCATTAAAACTGAG AATGCTGGGAAATCAAGGATGGCTCCGAAAGCGGCTCAGACGGAGCCTGTGAAGATCTCGCTCAAGGACTGCTTAGCTTGCAG TGGGTGCATAACTTCCGCAGAGACAGTTATGCTTGAGAAACAGAGTTTAGATGAGTTTCTTTTGAACCTCAACAAAGGAAAAGCTGTAATTTTCTCCCTTTCTCCCCAGTCTAGGGCTTCTCTTGCTGTTCATTTTGGCCTTTCTCCCCTTCAG GTATTTCAGAAACTTACAACATTGTTGAAGTCTTTGGAAGTGAAAGCCATTTTTGATACTAGCAGCAGTCGAGATTTAACACTTATCGAGTCTTGTACTGAATTCATAGCTCGTTATAGAGAAAGCAATTCAGCTAGTGAAGAGAAGTCAAAATCAGCCCTTCCTATGATTTCATCTGCATGTCCAG GTTGGATATGCTATGCTGAAAAAACTCTTGGATCATATATTCTTCCACATATTTCTTCAGTGAAAAGTCCCCAGCAAACAATTGGTGCTGCCATTAAGAACCACATCTGCCAAGAATTATGTATCAG GCCAGAGGACATATATCACGTGACTGTGATGCCCTGCTATGACAAAAAGCTTGAGGCTGCTCGAGATGACTTTATGTTTCAGTCAGATTCAGATGCTGAAAGAATTACAGAGGTCGACTCAGTGTTGACAACTGGAGAGGTTTTAGATCTAATTAAG ATGAAATCAATTGATTTTACAACCTTGGAGGATTCTCCTGTGGATAAATT ATTGTCCAATATAGATGAAGAAGGCAATCTCTATGGTGTTCGTGGGAGCTCTGGAGGTTATGCTGACACACTTTTTCGTTATGCCTCAAAGATGCTTTTTGGGAAGGAAATTGACGGTCCTCTTGAGTACAAGACTGTAAGGAATGCGGATTTTCGTGAACTTACTCTGGAA GTAGAGGGTAAAATTGTGTTGAGATTTGCACTGTGTTATGGATTCAGGAACTTGCGAAACATTGTTACAAAAATCAAATCTGGAAAGTGTGAATATCATTTTCTAGAGATAATGGCTTGCCCTTCTG GATGCCTAAATGGTGGAGGACAAATCAAACCCAATCCTGGTCAATCTGCAAAAGATTTGATTCAATTGTTGGAAGCAACATATTCTGAAAAT GTATTGGTGGCCGATCCGTTTGAAAATCCTGGAATCAAAAGGCTATATAATGAGTGGCTCGGGCAACCTGGTTCAGAGAAGGCGAAGCGACATCTTCACACCGAATACCACCCTGTTGTGAAAAGCATCTCCTCTCAATTGCAAAACTGGTAG
- the LOC121742071 gene encoding protein NAR1-like isoform X2: MLEKQSLDEFLLNLNKGKAVIFSLSPQSRASLAVHFGLSPLQVFQKLTTLLKSLEVKAIFDTSSSRDLTLIESCTEFIARYRESNSASEEKSKSALPMISSACPGWICYAEKTLGSYILPHISSVKSPQQTIGAAIKNHICQELCIRPEDIYHVTVMPCYDKKLEAARDDFMFQSDSDAERITEVDSVLTTGEVLDLIKMKSIDFTTLEDSPVDKLLSNIDEEGNLYGVRGSSGGYADTLFRYASKMLFGKEIDGPLEYKTVRNADFRELTLEVEGKIVLRFALCYGFRNLRNIVTKIKSGKCEYHFLEIMACPSGCLNGGGQIKPNPGQSAKDLIQLLEATYSENVLVADPFENPGIKRLYNEWLGQPGSEKAKRHLHTEYHPVVKSISSQLQNW, from the exons ATGCTTGAGAAACAGAGTTTAGATGAGTTTCTTTTGAACCTCAACAAAGGAAAAGCTGTAATTTTCTCCCTTTCTCCCCAGTCTAGGGCTTCTCTTGCTGTTCATTTTGGCCTTTCTCCCCTTCAG GTATTTCAGAAACTTACAACATTGTTGAAGTCTTTGGAAGTGAAAGCCATTTTTGATACTAGCAGCAGTCGAGATTTAACACTTATCGAGTCTTGTACTGAATTCATAGCTCGTTATAGAGAAAGCAATTCAGCTAGTGAAGAGAAGTCAAAATCAGCCCTTCCTATGATTTCATCTGCATGTCCAG GTTGGATATGCTATGCTGAAAAAACTCTTGGATCATATATTCTTCCACATATTTCTTCAGTGAAAAGTCCCCAGCAAACAATTGGTGCTGCCATTAAGAACCACATCTGCCAAGAATTATGTATCAG GCCAGAGGACATATATCACGTGACTGTGATGCCCTGCTATGACAAAAAGCTTGAGGCTGCTCGAGATGACTTTATGTTTCAGTCAGATTCAGATGCTGAAAGAATTACAGAGGTCGACTCAGTGTTGACAACTGGAGAGGTTTTAGATCTAATTAAG ATGAAATCAATTGATTTTACAACCTTGGAGGATTCTCCTGTGGATAAATT ATTGTCCAATATAGATGAAGAAGGCAATCTCTATGGTGTTCGTGGGAGCTCTGGAGGTTATGCTGACACACTTTTTCGTTATGCCTCAAAGATGCTTTTTGGGAAGGAAATTGACGGTCCTCTTGAGTACAAGACTGTAAGGAATGCGGATTTTCGTGAACTTACTCTGGAA GTAGAGGGTAAAATTGTGTTGAGATTTGCACTGTGTTATGGATTCAGGAACTTGCGAAACATTGTTACAAAAATCAAATCTGGAAAGTGTGAATATCATTTTCTAGAGATAATGGCTTGCCCTTCTG GATGCCTAAATGGTGGAGGACAAATCAAACCCAATCCTGGTCAATCTGCAAAAGATTTGATTCAATTGTTGGAAGCAACATATTCTGAAAAT GTATTGGTGGCCGATCCGTTTGAAAATCCTGGAATCAAAAGGCTATATAATGAGTGGCTCGGGCAACCTGGTTCAGAGAAGGCGAAGCGACATCTTCACACCGAATACCACCCTGTTGTGAAAAGCATCTCCTCTCAATTGCAAAACTGGTAG
- the LOC121810695 gene encoding putative B3 domain-containing protein At3g49610: MSRGADAPAKLVIQKQLYGTDLSSGHNRLSIPMNQIADDFLTEGEKEHLRGYDSKSKKKKYMDVKVVGPSLSASETVKFSRWDMAKKDGGKTSSSYVINGKWNAIVAKNKLRIGVVVQLWCFRVDRELCFALVRLPGNGSAGA, translated from the coding sequence ATGTCGCGTGGGGCGGACGCGCCGGCGAAATTGGTGATACAGAAGCAGCTTTACGGCACTGATCTGAGCAGCGGCCACAACCGTCTGTCGATCCCGATGAACCAGATTGCGGACGATTTCTTGACGGAGGGAGAGAAGGAGCACCTCCGCGGCTACGACTCGaagagcaagaagaagaagtacATGGATGTGAAGGTGGTGGGGCCGTCTCTGTCTGCGTCGGAGACCGTCAAGTTCTCGCGGTGGGACATGGCGAAGAAGGACGGCGGGAAGACGTCGTCCAGCTACGTTATCAATGGGAAGTGGAATGCTATTGTGGCTAAGAATAAGTTGAGGATTGGGGTGGTGGTGCAATTGTGGTGTTTCAGAGTTGATCGGGAGTTGTGCTTCGCCCTCGTGCGCCTGCCGGGGAATGGCTCCGCCGGCGCCTGA